In Streptomyces chartreusis, the following proteins share a genomic window:
- a CDS encoding Pro-rich N-terminal domain-containing protein, whose translation MQHAVGSPLPPPHQSGHGWTPAAHDPGAHHPGGHPGPAAHQGQVPHQGPAAHQGPAPHQGSAPHQGSAPVPPPPPAPGFAPPGPVPHTPHHVQAPQAPETTGHVPLPPGGPVGMPSAPPAAAVPDASTTTIAVLLIGPAGAGKTSVAKYWADHRRVPTAHISLDDVREWVRSGFADPQSGWNDNSEAQYRLARRTCGFAARNFLANGISCILDDAVFPDRPVVGLGGWKRHVGPGLLPVVLLPGLEIVLERNAERAGNRRLTDEEVARIHGRMAGWYGSGLPIIDNSQLDVPQTARVLDDVLARSIASPPSW comes from the coding sequence ATGCAGCATGCAGTGGGTTCTCCGCTGCCGCCGCCCCATCAGTCGGGGCACGGGTGGACGCCGGCCGCACACGACCCGGGTGCGCATCACCCGGGCGGGCACCCGGGACCCGCCGCGCACCAGGGTCAGGTCCCGCATCAGGGGCCTGCCGCGCATCAGGGGCCTGCTCCCCACCAGGGTTCCGCCCCGCACCAGGGATCCGCGCCGGTGCCTCCGCCGCCCCCGGCGCCGGGTTTCGCACCTCCCGGACCGGTCCCGCACACGCCCCACCACGTCCAGGCCCCGCAGGCCCCCGAGACCACCGGCCATGTACCGCTGCCGCCCGGCGGCCCCGTCGGCATGCCGAGCGCCCCGCCCGCCGCCGCGGTGCCCGACGCGTCGACCACGACCATCGCGGTGCTGCTCATCGGCCCGGCAGGGGCCGGTAAGACGAGCGTCGCCAAGTACTGGGCGGACCACCGCCGGGTCCCCACGGCCCACATCAGCCTCGACGACGTGCGCGAATGGGTCCGCTCGGGCTTCGCCGACCCGCAGTCCGGGTGGAACGACAACTCCGAGGCCCAGTACCGCCTGGCCCGCCGCACCTGCGGCTTCGCCGCGCGGAACTTCCTGGCCAACGGCATCTCGTGCATCCTCGACGACGCGGTCTTCCCCGACCGCCCGGTGGTCGGCCTCGGCGGCTGGAAGCGCCACGTCGGTCCGGGGCTGCTGCCGGTCGTGCTGCTGCCCGGCCTGGAGATCGTCCTGGAGCGCAACGCGGAACGCGCGGGCAACCGCCGCCTCACCGACGAGGAGGTCGCCCGGATCCACGGCCGCATGGCGGGCTGGTACGGCTCGGGGCTGCCGATCATCGACAACTCCCAGCTCGACGTCCCGCAGACGGCCCGGGTCCTGGACGACGTACTGGCCCGCTCGATCGCGAGCCCGCCGAGCTGGTAG
- a CDS encoding aminopeptidase P family protein — MSEVYAARRTRLRERCQASGSASALISRPANVRYLAGAAPQDSVLLIGKNEDLLVCVGPPGDRPAEGRPDEALRTHILPGAGGDPAVAAADLAAGQGGDSLAVEEHHLTVARHRAMRSVVPRLRLTDLGGAVEQLRVVKDEEEISCLRIGAEIADQALGELLESILVGRTERHLALELERRLVDHGADGPAFPTAVATGPNSGRRAHRPTDRRVEEGDFLSVCLGATYRGYRCEIGRTFVIGTSPADWQIDLYDLVFAAQRAGREMLAPGAAYRDVDRAARQVLDSAGYAEGLPSLTGHGVGLEIDEDPQLAPAAMGKLDACVPVTVEPGVHLPGRGGVRIDDTLVVRPEADGGPELLTITTKELLAL; from the coding sequence ATGTCAGAGGTGTACGCCGCCCGCCGAACCCGCCTACGGGAACGCTGCCAAGCCAGCGGCAGCGCCTCCGCGCTGATCTCCCGTCCCGCGAACGTCCGCTACCTCGCGGGCGCCGCCCCGCAGGACTCCGTGCTGCTCATCGGCAAGAACGAGGACCTGCTCGTGTGCGTCGGCCCACCCGGCGACCGCCCCGCCGAGGGCCGCCCCGACGAGGCCCTGCGGACACACATCCTTCCCGGCGCCGGCGGTGACCCCGCGGTCGCCGCTGCCGACCTCGCCGCCGGACAGGGCGGCGACTCCCTCGCCGTGGAGGAACATCACCTCACCGTCGCCCGGCACCGGGCGATGCGCTCCGTCGTGCCCCGGCTGCGCCTGACCGACCTCGGCGGCGCGGTCGAACAGCTCCGCGTCGTGAAGGACGAGGAGGAGATCTCCTGCCTGCGCATCGGCGCCGAGATCGCCGACCAGGCCCTCGGTGAGCTCCTCGAATCCATCCTCGTCGGCCGCACCGAGCGCCATCTCGCCCTCGAACTCGAACGCCGCCTCGTCGATCACGGCGCCGACGGCCCCGCCTTCCCGACCGCCGTCGCCACCGGCCCGAACTCCGGCAGACGCGCGCACCGGCCCACCGACCGCCGGGTCGAGGAGGGCGATTTCCTCTCCGTCTGCCTGGGGGCGACGTACCGCGGCTACCGCTGCGAGATCGGCCGTACCTTCGTCATCGGTACGTCCCCTGCCGACTGGCAGATCGATCTGTACGACCTGGTCTTCGCAGCCCAGCGGGCCGGACGGGAGATGCTGGCACCCGGCGCCGCCTACCGTGACGTGGACCGTGCGGCGCGCCAGGTGCTGGACTCCGCGGGGTACGCGGAGGGCCTTCCGTCGCTGACGGGGCACGGTGTGGGACTCGAAATCGACGAGGACCCGCAGTTGGCTCCCGCGGCCATGGGTAAACTGGACGCTTGCGTGCCGGTCACCGTCGAACCGGGGGTCCACCTCCCGGGCCGGGGCGGCGTCCGGATCGATGACACGCTCGTCGTCCGCCCCGAGGCGGACGGCGGACCCGAGCTACTCACCATCACGACCAAGGAGCTGCTCGCGCTGTAG
- the efp gene encoding elongation factor P, with translation MASTNDLKNGMVLKLDGGQLWSVVEFQHVKPGKGPAFVRTKLKNVLSGKVVDKTFNAGVKVETATVDKRDMQFSYMDGEYFVFMDMETYDQLMVDRKAVGDAANFLIEGFMATVAQHEGEVLFVELPAAVELVIQETEPGVQGDRSTGGTKPATLETGHQINVPLFITTGEKIKVDTRTSDYLGRVNS, from the coding sequence GTGGCTTCCACGAACGACCTCAAGAACGGCATGGTGCTCAAGCTCGACGGCGGCCAGCTGTGGTCCGTCGTCGAGTTCCAGCACGTCAAGCCCGGCAAGGGCCCGGCCTTCGTGCGCACCAAGCTCAAGAACGTGCTCTCCGGGAAGGTCGTCGACAAGACCTTCAACGCCGGCGTGAAGGTCGAGACGGCCACCGTCGACAAGCGCGACATGCAGTTCTCGTACATGGACGGCGAGTACTTCGTCTTCATGGACATGGAGACCTACGACCAGCTCATGGTCGACCGGAAGGCCGTCGGCGACGCCGCGAACTTCCTGATCGAGGGCTTCATGGCCACCGTCGCCCAGCACGAGGGCGAGGTGCTCTTCGTCGAGCTGCCGGCCGCCGTCGAGCTGGTCATCCAGGAGACCGAGCCGGGCGTCCAGGGCGACCGCTCCACCGGTGGCACCAAGCCCGCCACCCTGGAGACCGGCCACCAGATCAACGTCCCGCTCTTCATCACCACCGGTGAGAAGATCAAGGTCGACACCCGCACGAGCGACTACCTCGGCCGGGTGAACAGCTAA
- the nusB gene encoding transcription antitermination factor NusB, with product MAARNTARKRAFQILFEGDQRGADVLTVLADWIRLSRTDTRQPPVSEYTMQLVEGYAQHARRIDELIAQYAVGWTLDRMPVVDRNILRLGAYELIWVDETPDAVVLDEMVQLAKEFSTDESPSFVNGLLGRFKDLKPSLRREEA from the coding sequence TTGGCTGCCCGCAACACGGCCCGCAAGCGCGCCTTCCAGATCCTCTTCGAGGGTGACCAGCGCGGAGCGGACGTCCTGACGGTCCTCGCGGACTGGATCCGGCTCTCCCGGACCGACACCCGGCAGCCGCCGGTCAGCGAGTACACGATGCAGCTCGTCGAGGGCTACGCGCAGCACGCGAGGCGCATCGACGAACTGATCGCGCAGTACGCCGTCGGCTGGACGCTGGACCGGATGCCGGTCGTGGACCGCAACATCCTCCGCCTCGGCGCGTACGAGCTGATCTGGGTCGACGAGACCCCGGACGCCGTCGTGCTGGACGAGATGGTGCAGCTGGCGAAGGAGTTCTCCACGGACGAGTCGCCCTCGTTCGTCAACGGCCTCCTCGGCCGTTTCAAGGACCTCAAGCCCTCGCTGCGCCGCGAAGAGGCGTAA
- the bldD gene encoding transcriptional regulator BldD — MSSEYAKQLGAKLRAIRTQQGLSLHGVEEKSQGRWKAVVVGSYERGDRAVTVQRLAELADFYGVPVQELLPGTTPGGAAEPPPKLVLDLERLAHVPAEKAGPLQRYAATIQSQRGDYNGKVLSIRQDDLRTLAVIYDQSPSVLTEQLISWGVLDADARRAVSHADEG; from the coding sequence ATGTCCAGCGAATACGCCAAACAGCTCGGGGCCAAACTCCGGGCCATCCGCACCCAGCAGGGCCTTTCCCTCCACGGTGTCGAGGAGAAGTCCCAGGGACGCTGGAAGGCCGTCGTGGTCGGTTCGTACGAGCGCGGTGACCGCGCCGTGACCGTGCAGCGCCTCGCCGAGTTGGCGGATTTCTACGGCGTTCCGGTTCAGGAGCTGCTGCCGGGCACCACGCCGGGCGGGGCCGCCGAGCCGCCGCCGAAGCTGGTCCTGGACCTGGAGCGGCTGGCTCATGTGCCGGCCGAGAAGGCGGGTCCGCTGCAGCGCTATGCCGCGACCATCCAGTCGCAGCGCGGTGACTACAACGGCAAGGTGCTCTCGATCCGCCAGGACGACCTGCGCACACTCGCCGTCATCTACGACCAGTCCCCCTCGGTCCTCACCGAGCAGCTGATCAGCTGGGGCGTGCTGGACGCGGACGCGCGCCGCGCGGTCTCCCACGCCGACGAGGGCTGA
- the pyrR gene encoding bifunctional pyr operon transcriptional regulator/uracil phosphoribosyltransferase PyrR — protein MDRQQDTQASDARPVLEGPDIARVLTRIAHEIVERAKGADDVVLLGIPTRGVFLAQRLAAKLEEITERKMPVGSLDITMYRDDLRMHPPRALARTEIPGDGIDGRLVILVDDVLFSGRTIRAALDALNDIGRPRAVQLAVLVDRGHRELPIRADYVGKNIPTSLRETVKVQLAEEDGRDTVLLGAKQTSQ, from the coding sequence ATGGACAGGCAGCAGGACACGCAAGCGTCCGACGCCAGGCCCGTTCTCGAAGGCCCTGACATCGCGCGGGTGTTGACCCGCATCGCCCACGAGATCGTCGAGCGCGCCAAGGGCGCCGACGACGTGGTGCTCCTCGGGATTCCCACCCGAGGCGTCTTCCTCGCCCAGCGGCTCGCCGCCAAGCTCGAGGAGATCACCGAGCGCAAGATGCCGGTCGGCTCGCTCGACATCACGATGTACCGCGACGACCTGCGCATGCACCCGCCGCGTGCGCTCGCCCGCACCGAGATCCCCGGTGACGGCATCGACGGCCGCCTCGTCATCCTCGTCGACGACGTCCTGTTCTCCGGCCGCACCATCCGCGCCGCGCTCGACGCCCTGAACGACATCGGCCGTCCGCGCGCGGTCCAGCTCGCGGTCCTCGTCGACCGGGGCCACCGCGAACTGCCCATCCGCGCCGACTACGTCGGCAAGAACATCCCCACGTCGCTGCGGGAGACGGTCAAGGTCCAGCTCGCCGAGGAGGACGGTCGCGACACCGTGCTGCTCGGTGCCAAGCAGACCTCCCAGTAG
- a CDS encoding aspartate carbamoyltransferase catalytic subunit — translation MQRHLISAADLTRDDAVLILDTAEEMARVADRPIKKLPTLRGRTVVNLFFEDSTRTRISFEAAEKRLSADVINFTAKGSSVSKGESLKDTAQTLEAMGVDAVVIRHGASGAPYRLANSGWIDAAVINAGDGTHQHPTQALLDAFTMRRRLVGRDAGLGQDLDGRRITIVGDVLHSRVARSNVDLLHTLGAEVTLVAPPTLVPVGVETWPCEVSYDLDSTLPKSDAVMMLRVQRERMNAAFFPTEREYSRRYGLDGERMAKMPEHAIVMHPGPMVRGMEITAEVADSERCTAIEQVANGVSIRMAVLYLLLGGNEPAASHTRTEEK, via the coding sequence ATGCAGCGTCATCTCATCTCGGCCGCCGACCTCACCCGCGACGACGCCGTCCTGATCCTCGACACCGCCGAGGAGATGGCCCGGGTCGCCGACCGGCCGATCAAGAAGTTGCCGACCCTGCGCGGCCGCACCGTCGTGAACCTCTTCTTCGAGGACTCCACGCGCACCCGCATCTCCTTCGAGGCGGCCGAGAAGCGGCTGTCCGCGGACGTCATCAACTTCACCGCCAAGGGATCGAGCGTGTCCAAGGGCGAGTCCCTGAAGGACACCGCCCAGACCCTGGAGGCCATGGGCGTCGACGCCGTGGTCATCCGGCACGGCGCCTCCGGAGCGCCGTACCGCCTCGCCAACTCCGGCTGGATCGACGCGGCCGTCATCAACGCCGGCGACGGCACCCACCAGCACCCCACGCAGGCCCTCCTGGACGCCTTCACGATGCGCCGCCGGCTCGTCGGCCGGGACGCCGGGCTCGGCCAGGACCTCGACGGCCGGCGCATCACGATCGTCGGCGACGTCCTGCACAGCCGCGTCGCCCGCTCCAACGTCGACCTGCTGCACACCCTCGGAGCCGAGGTCACCCTGGTCGCCCCGCCCACCCTGGTGCCGGTCGGCGTCGAGACCTGGCCCTGCGAGGTGTCGTACGACCTCGACAGCACCCTTCCGAAGTCCGACGCGGTGATGATGCTGCGCGTGCAGCGCGAGCGGATGAACGCCGCGTTCTTCCCGACCGAGCGCGAGTACTCGCGGCGCTACGGCCTCGACGGCGAGCGCATGGCGAAGATGCCCGAGCACGCCATCGTGATGCACCCCGGCCCGATGGTCCGCGGCATGGAGATCACCGCCGAGGTCGCCGACTCGGAGCGCTGCACCGCCATCGAGCAGGTCGCAAACGGAGTCTCCATCCGGATGGCCGTTCTCTACCTGCTGCTGGGCGGGAACGAACCGGCCGCCTCCCACACCCGTACCGAGGAGAAGTAA
- a CDS encoding dihydroorotase, translating to MSKILIRGAKVLGGEPQDVLIDGETIAEVGTALSDEGAQVVEAAGKVLLPGLVDLHTHLREPGREDSETVLTGTRAAASGGFTAVFAMANTFPVADTAGVVEQVYRLGQEHGYCDVQPIGAVTVGLEGRKLAELGAMHESAAGVTVFSDDGKCVDDAVIMRRALEYVKAFGGVVAQHAQEPRLTEGAQMNEGVVSAELGLGGWPAVAEESIIARDVLLAEHVGSRVHICHLSTAGSVEIVRWAKSRGIDVTAEVTPHHLLLTDEMVRTYNPVYKVNPPLRTERDVMALREALADGTIDIVATDHAPHPHEDKDCEWAAAAMGMVGLETALSVVQATMVDTGLLTWAGVAERMSVKPAQIGQAGGHGRPVSAGEPANLTLVDTEYRGSVDPAGFASRSRNTPYEGRELPGRVTHTWLRGKATLVDGKLT from the coding sequence ATGAGCAAGATCCTGATCCGTGGTGCGAAGGTGCTCGGCGGCGAGCCGCAGGACGTGCTGATCGACGGCGAGACCATCGCCGAGGTGGGCACCGCCCTGAGCGACGAGGGCGCCCAGGTCGTCGAGGCGGCCGGCAAGGTCCTCCTGCCGGGCCTGGTCGACCTGCACACCCATCTGCGCGAGCCGGGCCGCGAGGATTCCGAGACCGTGCTGACCGGCACCCGCGCGGCGGCCTCCGGCGGCTTCACGGCCGTGTTCGCCATGGCCAACACCTTCCCGGTCGCCGACACCGCCGGCGTGGTCGAGCAGGTCTACAGGCTGGGCCAGGAGCACGGCTACTGCGACGTGCAGCCCATCGGGGCCGTCACCGTCGGCCTTGAGGGCCGCAAGCTCGCCGAGCTGGGCGCCATGCACGAGTCGGCCGCCGGCGTCACCGTCTTCTCCGACGACGGCAAGTGCGTCGACGACGCCGTGATCATGCGTCGCGCGCTGGAGTACGTGAAGGCCTTCGGCGGGGTCGTCGCCCAGCACGCGCAGGAGCCGCGGCTGACCGAGGGCGCCCAGATGAACGAGGGCGTCGTCTCCGCCGAGCTGGGTCTCGGCGGCTGGCCCGCGGTGGCCGAAGAATCGATCATCGCCCGGGATGTCCTGCTCGCCGAGCACGTCGGCTCCCGCGTCCACATCTGCCACCTCTCGACCGCCGGGTCCGTCGAGATCGTCCGCTGGGCCAAGTCCCGCGGCATCGACGTCACCGCCGAGGTCACCCCGCACCACCTGCTCCTCACCGACGAGATGGTGCGCACGTACAACCCGGTCTACAAGGTGAACCCGCCGCTGCGCACCGAGCGTGACGTGATGGCGCTGCGCGAGGCGCTCGCCGACGGCACCATCGACATCGTCGCCACCGACCACGCCCCGCACCCGCACGAGGACAAGGACTGCGAGTGGGCCGCGGCCGCCATGGGGATGGTCGGCCTGGAGACCGCGCTGTCGGTGGTGCAGGCGACCATGGTGGACACCGGGCTCCTGACCTGGGCCGGGGTCGCCGAGCGCATGTCCGTCAAGCCCGCGCAGATCGGCCAGGCCGGCGGGCACGGCCGTCCCGTCTCGGCTGGTGAGCCCGCCAACCTCACGCTCGTCGACACGGAATACCGTGGGTCCGTGGACCCCGCGGGCTTCGCCTCGCGCAGCCGCAACACCCCGTACGAGGGACGTGAGCTGCCGGGCCGTGTGACGCACACGTGGCTCCGGGGCAAGGCCACGCTCGTCGACGGGAAGCTCACGTGA
- the carA gene encoding glutamine-hydrolyzing carbamoyl-phosphate synthase small subunit yields the protein MTTSTRGAGKVPAVLVLEDGRMFRGRAYGAVGVTFGEAVFSTGMTGYQETLTDPSYHRQVVVMTAPHVGNTGVNDEDPESKQIWVAGYVVRDPARVPSNWRAKRSLDEELRHQGVVGISGIDTRALTRHLRELGAMRVGIFSGNALPDEGTMLAEVRQAPEMKGADLSAEVATKEAYVVPAIGEKKFTVAAVDLGIKGMTPHRMAERGIEVHVLPATATADDVYAVNPDGVFFSNGPGDPATADHPVSVMQAVLERGTPLFGICFGNQILGRALGFGTYKLKYGHRGINQPVQDRTTGKVEVTAHNHGFAVDAPTDKVSETPYGRAEVSHVCLNDNVVEGLHLLDKPAFSVQYHPEAAAGPHDAAYLFDRFVSLMEGQRA from the coding sequence ATGACGACCTCCACAAGGGGAGCCGGCAAGGTTCCCGCGGTACTCGTCCTGGAGGACGGCCGGATGTTCCGCGGCCGCGCCTACGGGGCCGTGGGGGTGACCTTCGGCGAGGCCGTGTTCTCCACCGGCATGACCGGCTACCAGGAGACCCTCACCGACCCGTCGTACCACCGCCAGGTCGTCGTGATGACCGCCCCGCACGTCGGCAACACCGGCGTCAACGACGAGGACCCGGAGAGCAAGCAGATCTGGGTCGCCGGCTATGTCGTGCGCGACCCTGCGCGCGTGCCCTCCAACTGGCGCGCCAAGCGCTCGCTGGACGAGGAGCTGCGCCACCAGGGCGTCGTCGGGATCTCCGGCATCGACACGCGCGCCCTCACCCGCCACCTGCGCGAGCTCGGCGCCATGCGCGTCGGCATCTTCTCCGGCAACGCCCTGCCCGACGAGGGCACCATGCTCGCCGAGGTCCGCCAGGCCCCCGAGATGAAGGGCGCCGACCTCTCCGCCGAGGTCGCCACCAAGGAGGCGTACGTCGTCCCGGCGATCGGCGAGAAGAAGTTCACCGTCGCCGCCGTCGACCTCGGCATCAAGGGCATGACCCCGCACCGCATGGCCGAGCGCGGCATCGAGGTGCATGTGCTGCCCGCCACGGCCACCGCCGACGACGTCTACGCCGTGAACCCCGACGGCGTGTTCTTCTCCAACGGCCCCGGCGACCCGGCCACCGCCGACCACCCGGTCTCCGTCATGCAGGCGGTCCTGGAGCGCGGCACCCCGCTCTTCGGCATCTGCTTCGGCAACCAGATCCTCGGCCGCGCGCTCGGCTTCGGCACCTACAAGCTGAAGTACGGCCACCGCGGCATCAACCAGCCGGTCCAGGACCGCACGACCGGCAAGGTCGAGGTCACCGCGCACAACCACGGCTTCGCCGTGGACGCGCCGACCGACAAGGTCTCCGAGACCCCCTACGGCCGCGCCGAGGTCTCCCACGTCTGCCTCAACGACAACGTGGTGGAGGGACTCCACCTCCTCGACAAGCCGGCCTTCAGCGTCCAGTACCACCCCGAAGCGGCAGCGGGCCCGCACGACGCCGCCTACCTGTTCGACCGCTTCGTATCCCTGATGGAGGGCCAGCGTGCCTAA